The window CGTCGCCCATGTCGTGGAGGCTGGCGCTGTCGTTGTGCTCCACGGTCTGGCCCGCGGCGCGCAGGTCTTTGACCAGGATGATATGCTTGTCGGCCTCTTTGGCCCGGTAGGTCTTGGTCTCGAAATCGTAGACGCTGCCGTTCTTATAGAAGCAATCGTGGCCGGTCGCCAACATTTCCTTCACCCATGGGGCGACGGTCAGGCCGGCGGCTTCCATCTTGGCCGCCGTTTCGGCCACCCCCAGCATGTCCCATATCTCGAACGGCCCGGCCTCATGGCTGAAGCCCCAGCGCATGGCATCGTCCACGTCGGACAATTTGTAGGCGATCTCCGGCGCGACGTAAGCGGCATAGGCGAAGCCATAGTAGAGCAGATCGCGGGCGTATTGGGCGGCGCGATCATCAAAGCCGAGCAGTTTACGTAGCCGCTGGCCCAGGTCTTCCACATTGCGCACCGCGCCTATGGACTCAAAGCGAATCTTGGGCGTGGCCTCATACTCCATCGTCGCCGGGTTCAGCGTCCAGAACTCGCGCGCGCCGTTGACCCGTTGCTCCTTATAGAAGCCCTGGCCGACCTTGTTGCCCAGCCATTTCTTATCGAGCATGGCCGTCATTAGCGCCGAGGTGCGCTCCGGGCGCAACGTCTCTCGGTATTCATCTTGCGGCACGGCGTCGTAGAGGTTGTTGTTGACGTGGGCCATCACGTCGAGGCCCACCAGATCGAGCAGCCGGTAGGTGGCCGTCTTGGGCCGGCCAATGGTCGGGCCGGTGATGGCATCGACTTCGGGGATGGTGTAGCCGTTCTGTAGCGCGTGCTCCAGGCCGTAGGATGAGGCCACGGCGAAGAAGCGATTGCCGATAAAATTGGGCGTATCCTTGCAGACAACCACGCCCTTGCCCAACGTCTCGGAGCCGAAGCGCTTCATGTACTCGACGACTTCCGGCGCGGTGTCGGCCGTGGGGATGATCTCCAGCAGCTTCAGATAGCGCGGCGGGTTGAAGAAGTGCGTCCCCAAAAAGTGGGCGCGGAACTCGGCCGAGCGCCCGGCGGCAATCTGGCCGATGGGGATGCCCGACGTGTTGCTGCTGACGATGGCCCGTGGCTTGCGAATGGCCTCCAGGCGCTCCATCAAGGCTTGCTTGGGGGCCAATTGTTCGATGATCACCTCGATGATCCAGTCACAATCGGCCAGCATTTCGAAGTCATCTTCCAGATTGCCGACGGTGATCAGGTCGCCGCGGTCGGCGCGGCCCAGATTGGCCGGGCGTGCCTTGGTCATCCGGTCGTAGAGAGAGTTGACGATCTTGTTGCGGGCCGCCGGGTTGTGCTTTTCGGCGTCGCTCAGGTTTGGCGGAACGATGTCGAGCAGGGTCACCGGGATGCCGATGTTCGCCAGATGGGCCGCGATGCCGCCGCCCATCGTCCCCGCCCCGACAATACCCACCCGATCAATTCGATAGGTCATAATCGCGCTCCTGTGGCCGCGGATACCCGACAGATAGGCGAATGGGCGCTTCCCACGGAAGGCCGCTTCGCCAATCTGTCAGGTCTGGTGCGGAATTAGTTATTTCAATTCACGACGAGAATAGCCCAGCACACTCCGGGCGACAATGAGCTGGTTGATCTGCTTGGTGCCCTCGTAGATGTCGTTGATCTTGGCGTCGCGCATCCACTTCTCCACCAGCCAGTCGCGGGAGTAGCCCAGCGGGCCGAGCAGTTCGACCGCCTTTTGGGTGATCCAGGTCACCGCGTCGCCGGCGCGGTACTTGCACATGCTGGCTTCCAGGCGGTTGCTTTCGCCGTGGGCCATCTGCGAGGTGGCCCGCAGCGTCAGCAGCCAGGCCCCCTTGTAGCGGGCTTCCATCTCGATCACGTCCCGTTCCACGGCCGTCACCTCGTGCAACGACTTGGTGTAATCGACGACGATGCCCTCTTCGGCCAACTTGTCGCGGGTGAACTCCAGCGCGGCGCGGGCAATGCCGATGGCGCTGGCGGCCACCGCCGGCCGCGAGGCGTCGAAGGTCTTCATCGCCCCCTGGAAGCCCTTGCGGCTGTCCACGTCGCGCACTTCGGCGTCGCCCAGCACGTTCTCATACGGGATGCGGGCGTTGTCGAAATGCAGCGCCACGGTGTCGCTGGCGCGGATGCCGAGCTTGTGCTCCTGCTTGGCGATGGTCACGCCGGGGTTGTTGCCCTCGACGACGAACGACTTGATGCCCGCCCGTCCCGCCTTGGGATCGACCGTGGCCCACACGACACACAGGCCGTCGGATTCTTTAAGGGCCAGCGCGCCGTTGGTGATGAAAATCTTCTCGCCGTTGAGGATCCACTCGTTCGTGTCCGGGTCGAGCACGGCCGTGGTGCGCATGGCGCTGTTGTCCGACCCCGCGCCCGGCTCGGTGATCGCCATCGCCCCCCACTTGGGGTTGCCCTCGGTGAACTTCTTCAGGAAGCGCACCCGCTGCTCCGGCGTGCCGGCCGAATCGACGGCCGCGCCGCCCAGCATCGGGTGGGGCAGGCACAGATATTGCCCGGCGTCGCCCCAACTGAGCTGCTCGATGAGCATGATGAACGACAACATGCTGTAGTCCGGCCCTTCGCGCTTCGGCTTGGCGCTGCCATTGGTCCCGTTGCCATTGGCCTCAAGCTTGGCCATCAACGGCTTGAGCGAACTCTTCACCATCTGTTGGGCAAAGGGCCAGGTCATCTGCACAAAGGCTTGCGGCCGTTCGTGTTCGTTCTCGTCCAACTGGCGCGAATAGGGCCGCATCGCCTGCTCGGCGACCATGCGAATCAACTGCATCTGGTTCTCAATGAATGGAGGTATCTCGAAACTGATCATGGATTTCGCTCCTGCCTTGCGTTCGGCTCGCTGCCTTAAATCATCGCCAGCCCGTCGAAGGCGGCAAAGCCACGCGCATTGCGCAGCCACAATTCAACCGGGTATTCGCGGATATAGCCGTAGCCGCCCAGGATTTGCACGGCGCGGTCGGTGACCTGCATCACCATGCGGTCGACCTGCTGCTTCATAATCGTCGCCTCGCGGGTGACGTTCTGGCCCCGATCCAGCAGCCAGGCCGCTTCCCAGACCAGCAAGCGCGCCTCATCGACTTCGGTCGCCATATCGGCCAGCATGAAGGCGATCGATTGCCGGTGGGCAATCGGCTCGCCGAACTGGACGCGCTGCTTGGCGTAGTCGCGGGCATACTCGAAGCCGGCGCGGGCCACGCCCACGGCCGCCGCCCCCAAGGCCACGCGGCTGTGGTTCAGGATCAGCCCGAAATCGATGCCCGCCTCGCCACCCAGCCGGGCCGTGAGCGGCACGCGCACGTCGGCCAGCGTCACCAGATTGGTGGGCAGCGAGCGGACGCCCATCAGCTTGTCGCGCTTGCCGATGGTCAGCCCCGCGGCCGTGGCCGGAACCAGGAAGGCCTGGGTCTGCCCCTCTTCGGCGGCATAGACCAGGATGACTTCGGCCTCGTCGGCCAAGGGGACGAACGTCTTGGTGCCCTTCAGCACGTAGGCGTCGCCGTCCTGGGTGGCCTTGGTCTGGAGCTTATAGGGGGAGAACTGCACGGCCGGCTCGGTCAGCGCGGCCGACACCTTGGGCGGGGCCTCCTCGCAGAACTGCGGCAGGTATTCACCCTTCTGCTGCTCGGTGCCGCAGAGCATGATCGGGATGGCGACGAGATTGGGGGTCATCACGTTCAGGGTGATCGCCAGGTCGCCCCAGGCGAACTCCTCCAGCGCCAGTGCGCCGGTGACGGCCGAATAGTCGCCAAAGCCGCCATACGCTTCGGGCAAGGCCGTGGGCAGCAACCCGATCTCCCAGCCCGCCTGCACCAGCGCCGCCGGGATCTCGCCCTCCTCTTCCGCGTCGCGATAGACCTTGCGCACCCGCTCGCGGGCAAATCGGGCGATGGTATCAGTGAGCATTTTCTGCTCTTCATCGGGACGAAAATCCATCATGGCATAACTCCTACACAATCAAGCGATTGTCTAATTGACTCGATGTAACCCATTAAACCCGCCTAACGATGGCGTCGGTCATGCGCGCGATGCGGGCC is drawn from Candidatus Promineifilum breve and contains these coding sequences:
- a CDS encoding 3-hydroxyacyl-CoA dehydrogenase/enoyl-CoA hydratase family protein, with the protein product MTYRIDRVGIVGAGTMGGGIAAHLANIGIPVTLLDIVPPNLSDAEKHNPAARNKIVNSLYDRMTKARPANLGRADRGDLITVGNLEDDFEMLADCDWIIEVIIEQLAPKQALMERLEAIRKPRAIVSSNTSGIPIGQIAAGRSAEFRAHFLGTHFFNPPRYLKLLEIIPTADTAPEVVEYMKRFGSETLGKGVVVCKDTPNFIGNRFFAVASSYGLEHALQNGYTIPEVDAITGPTIGRPKTATYRLLDLVGLDVMAHVNNNLYDAVPQDEYRETLRPERTSALMTAMLDKKWLGNKVGQGFYKEQRVNGAREFWTLNPATMEYEATPKIRFESIGAVRNVEDLGQRLRKLLGFDDRAAQYARDLLYYGFAYAAYVAPEIAYKLSDVDDAMRWGFSHEAGPFEIWDMLGVAETAAKMEAAGLTVAPWVKEMLATGHDCFYKNGSVYDFETKTYRAKEADKHIILVKDLRAAGQTVEHNDSASLHDMGDGVALYEFHAKMNVIDQDIIDMAFKALERLDSDFDALVIGNNGDHFCAGANLFAVGVAAASGHFDALDKMIRALQTATFQLRHAPKPVVTAPHQMALGGGVEMAMAGWEAVADHEVYMGLVEFGVGLIPAGGGCKEIVRRKVNPTMRAANADVLPPLQEAFEQIALAKVGASAWEARSMGYLTPQDTIVMNSDHRLARAKQRALQLVAAGARPPEIEQIYAAGRDALYALKLGVKSLHWGGFASEHDAKIAGKLAYVLTGGDLSAPAWVDPWYILDLEREAFLSLLGEEKTRERMMHMLQTGKPLRN
- a CDS encoding acyl-CoA dehydrogenase family protein: MISFEIPPFIENQMQLIRMVAEQAMRPYSRQLDENEHERPQAFVQMTWPFAQQMVKSSLKPLMAKLEANGNGTNGSAKPKREGPDYSMLSFIMLIEQLSWGDAGQYLCLPHPMLGGAAVDSAGTPEQRVRFLKKFTEGNPKWGAMAITEPGAGSDNSAMRTTAVLDPDTNEWILNGEKIFITNGALALKESDGLCVVWATVDPKAGRAGIKSFVVEGNNPGVTIAKQEHKLGIRASDTVALHFDNARIPYENVLGDAEVRDVDSRKGFQGAMKTFDASRPAVAASAIGIARAALEFTRDKLAEEGIVVDYTKSLHEVTAVERDVIEMEARYKGAWLLTLRATSQMAHGESNRLEASMCKYRAGDAVTWITQKAVELLGPLGYSRDWLVEKWMRDAKINDIYEGTKQINQLIVARSVLGYSRRELK
- a CDS encoding acyl-CoA dehydrogenase family protein — translated: MMDFRPDEEQKMLTDTIARFARERVRKVYRDAEEEGEIPAALVQAGWEIGLLPTALPEAYGGFGDYSAVTGALALEEFAWGDLAITLNVMTPNLVAIPIMLCGTEQQKGEYLPQFCEEAPPKVSAALTEPAVQFSPYKLQTKATQDGDAYVLKGTKTFVPLADEAEVILVYAAEEGQTQAFLVPATAAGLTIGKRDKLMGVRSLPTNLVTLADVRVPLTARLGGEAGIDFGLILNHSRVALGAAAVGVARAGFEYARDYAKQRVQFGEPIAHRQSIAFMLADMATEVDEARLLVWEAAWLLDRGQNVTREATIMKQQVDRMVMQVTDRAVQILGGYGYIREYPVELWLRNARGFAAFDGLAMI